From the Capnocytophaga sp. oral taxon 878 genome, the window TGCAGTAATCACAGCAGCAGCAGCTTTGCAAGAAGCAGGAGGCTTGGATTATTTGGTGAAAGTAGCCGAGAAAATCTTGCGCAAAAATCCTGCAATGATTACCTTCTTGGCACCCATAGTTTGTTACATCTTTACCTTTTTTTCAGGTACAGGGCATGTAGCCTATTCACTTTTGCCTATCATCTCCGAAATTGCTACCGATAGCAAGGTACGCCCCGAGCGACCCCTTTCTATCTCTGTAATCGCTTCCCAACAAGCCATTACTGCCAGCCCTATTTCGGCAGCTACAGCAGCTTTGCTCTCAGCCGAGCTCTTAGGCAGTAAAGGGATTACGCTCGGCAATATCCTTATGGTCTGTGTGCCCGCCACACTTATAGGGGTAATTGTAGGAGCCATAGTAGTGAGTTTTATAGGTATTCCTCTTGAAAAAGATCCCGAATATTTGCGCCGTTTGAAAGAAGGTTTATTGAAAAAAGAAGAAAAATCGGCTGCAGAAATAAATGAAAAAGACCAACAAAGGGCTAAAACATCAGTAATAATATTCCTTATAGCAGTAGTTTCTATTATGCTTTTTGGTTCTATTGATATACTCCGCCCTTCATTTATGATAGGTGGTAAAATACAAAAAATGGAGATGACCCACATTATTGAGATTATAATGATGACGGCTGCAGGTTTAATACTAGTCTTCTCCCGTGTAAATGTAAACAAGGTAATCAAAGGGTCAGTGTTTTTGGCGGGAATGCAAGCAGTTATTGCGATTTTTGGAATCGCTTGGCTGGGAAATACATTCTTTGAAGGAAATAAGATATTCTTTGAAAATAATATTAAAGGTATTGTAACCGATTATCCTTTTCTCTTTGCCATAGCTCTTTTTGTAATGTCTATTCTTTTGTTTAGTCAGGCATCAACAGTAAGAACGCTTTACCCTACGGCCGTTACCACCCTAAACCTTCCTGCTTTATCACTTATCGCCATGTTCCCTGCTGTAAACGGATATTTCTTTATTCCAAACTACCCCACTGTAGTTGCCGCTATTAATTTCGATAGAACGGGTACTACGCGCATAGGTAAATACGTCCTGAACCACTCATTCCAAATACCCGGTTTTGTAGCTACTATTGTAGCCATTGCTGTAGGTTTTTTTATAATAATGTTTATGTAAGAATATAAACCAAATTAACAAATAAACAATTATGACATTAATCAAAAAAATGGCCCTTTCATTACTAATGTTAATGACCGTGGCAGTCTTTGCGCAACAAAAACCAAAGATTCGTATTTTAGCTACTGGTGGTACCATTGCCGGTGTAAGTAAATCAAATACTGAAAGTAATTACAAAGCCGGTGAACTCGGTATTTATCAACTGCTGGAGGCTGTGCCCGAAGTGAAAAACATAGCCGATATCAGTGGAGAACAAATTGTAAAGATTGGCTCACAAGATATGAATGACCAAGTGTGGCTTACCCTTGCCAAACGTATCAACCAGCTCCTAAACAAAGAAGGTTATGATGGTGTAGTAATCACCCATGGTACCGATACTATGGAAGAAACTGCCTACTTCCTAAATCTTACTGTACATAGCAAGAAGCCAGTAGTAATGGTAGGAGCTATGCGTCCCGCCACAGGTATGAGTGCCGATGGCCCTCTAAACCTTTATAATGCAGTAGCTGTAGCAGCCGATAAGAATGCTATGGCACGAGGCGTAATGGTATGTATGAACGATATTGTGCTTGATGCCAAAGATGTGATTAAAACAAGTACTACCGCTGTTGAAACTTTCCAAGGGGCGAACTATGGTAAGTTAGCTTATATTCACAATGGTAAAGTATTCTTTAACCGCACTCCTGAAAACAAACACACTTACCAATCTGTATTTAATGTAGATAACCTAAAAGAATTACCTAAAGTAGGTATAGTGTATAGCTATTCTAACGTATCCGAATTGCCAATGAAAGCCTTTATGGATGCCAAGTTTGAAGGTATTGTACACGCAGGGGTAGGTAATGGTAACTTATACCACACCCTCTTTGATTTGGCAGTAAAAGCCAGAGAGCAAGGTATACAGTTTGTGCGTTCATCACGGGTGCCTACTGGGGCTACTACCCTCGATGCCGAAGTAGATGATGCTAAATATCAGTTTGTGGCTTCGCAAACCCTTAACCCACAAAAGGCTCGTGTACTACTGATGTTAGCTCTTACTAAAACCAAAGATTGGAAACAAATACAAAAATATTTTAATGAGTATTAGTCTGTTGGTCGTCAGTTGTTAGTTTAACTAATAACCGGCGACTAATTACTTTATAGGCTAATTTATAAAACAATACCACTATGAAAAGAATATTAGTTTTGGCAATAAGTCTCCTTGCGGGAGGTGTTGCCACCGCACAACAAGATTTGCAAAATCAAATAAACCAATTACGTATGGAAATAGAGCAGCTGCGTATGGCTCCGCCACCTGCTGTTGCTCCTATGGAATTGCAAATGCCTCTTGATGAAATGGAAAGCCCATTGCACAAGAAGTTCAATATGTATTTCAACTTTCAAAGTAGTTTTGATGTTGA encodes:
- a CDS encoding anaerobic C4-dicarboxylate transporter family protein — translated: MIYIELLVVLAAIFIGARVGGIGLGIFGMIGLGILVFGFGLKPGETPTDVMLIIVAVITAAAALQEAGGLDYLVKVAEKILRKNPAMITFLAPIVCYIFTFFSGTGHVAYSLLPIISEIATDSKVRPERPLSISVIASQQAITASPISAATAALLSAELLGSKGITLGNILMVCVPATLIGVIVGAIVVSFIGIPLEKDPEYLRRLKEGLLKKEEKSAAEINEKDQQRAKTSVIIFLIAVVSIMLFGSIDILRPSFMIGGKIQKMEMTHIIEIIMMTAAGLILVFSRVNVNKVIKGSVFLAGMQAVIAIFGIAWLGNTFFEGNKIFFENNIKGIVTDYPFLFAIALFVMSILLFSQASTVRTLYPTAVTTLNLPALSLIAMFPAVNGYFFIPNYPTVVAAINFDRTGTTRIGKYVLNHSFQIPGFVATIVAIAVGFFIIMFM
- the ansB gene encoding L-asparaginase 2; translated protein: MMTLIKKMALSLLMLMTVAVFAQQKPKIRILATGGTIAGVSKSNTESNYKAGELGIYQLLEAVPEVKNIADISGEQIVKIGSQDMNDQVWLTLAKRINQLLNKEGYDGVVITHGTDTMEETAYFLNLTVHSKKPVVMVGAMRPATGMSADGPLNLYNAVAVAADKNAMARGVMVCMNDIVLDAKDVIKTSTTAVETFQGANYGKLAYIHNGKVFFNRTPENKHTYQSVFNVDNLKELPKVGIVYSYSNVSELPMKAFMDAKFEGIVHAGVGNGNLYHTLFDLAVKAREQGIQFVRSSRVPTGATTLDAEVDDAKYQFVASQTLNPQKARVLLMLALTKTKDWKQIQKYFNEY